One genomic window of Cannabis sativa cultivar Pink pepper isolate KNU-18-1 chromosome 2, ASM2916894v1, whole genome shotgun sequence includes the following:
- the LOC115721395 gene encoding uncharacterized protein LOC115721395 — protein MGDLIEIMASTTVRMVRPHCPTIIVFLINCIKILQTVQDFCNFYQFHIQSRSNMNPQYKLLQEITPTTRGWIAKVTVIKKFIPPLSRNGVLYQRIILVDIDVYLLQLINLYKLYKLNLNFVSVTKYKIIN, from the exons ATGGGTGATCTGATTGAAATTATGGCTTCTACAACAGTTAGGATGGTGCGCCCACACTGTCCAACAATTATAGTCTTTCTTATCAATT gcattaaaatattacaaactgTTCAAGATTTCTGCAACTTCTATCAGTTTCATATACAATCAAG atcaAACATGAATCCTCAATATAAATTACTACAAGAAATTACACCAACTACTAGAGGATGGATAGCAAAAGTTActgttattaaaaaatttatcccACCTCTTTCTCGCAATGGAGTATTGTACCAACGTATAATTCTTGTTGATATTGATGTATATTTATTACAACTCATAAATCTATATaaactatataaattaaatttaaattttgtttcaGTTACAAAATAtaagattattaattaa
- the LOC115719943 gene encoding uncharacterized protein LOC115719943, which translates to MSETILASVANYGTSFSVWRALEQKFASQTKARQLQLKGQFSHVHKGNLPISDFIDKVQSIADSLAIAGSPVDDQDLILQILNGLGPEFDSVVSGITSRSDILTVEDVQALLLSHESRIEHHLAMNDITVKMQANMALGQGRSTGVRSFANNN; encoded by the coding sequence ATGTCAGAAACCATTCTTGCATCTGTTGCAAACTATGGTACATCCTTTTCTGTTTGGCGCGCACTTGAACAGAAGTTTGCTTCTCAAACCAAAGCCAGACAACTTCAGCTTAAGGGCCAATTCTCACATGTGCATAAAGGAAATCTTCCCATCTCTGATTTCATTGACAAAGTGCAATCGATTGCTGACTCTCTGGCGATTGCAGGATCCCCTGTTGATGATCAAGATTTAATTCTTCAGATTCTAAATGGTCTCGGACCAGAGTTTGATTCAGTGGTTTCAGGTATAACATCAAGAAGTGACATCTTGACGGTCGAAGATGTTCAAGCCCTTCTTCTATCTCACGAAAGTAGGATCGAACATCATCTTGCTATGAATGATATCACTGTCAAAATGCAGGCAAACATGGCTCTTGGCCAAGGCAGATCCACAGGTGTTCGATCATTTGCCAACAACAATTAG